One genomic region from Sulfuriflexus mobilis encodes:
- a CDS encoding ribulose bisphosphate carboxylase small subunit: protein MAINYNEADYQTTPTLETFGFLPKLTPEEIQMQVAYIIANGWTPAIEHEHPSQASDHYWTMWKLPLFGETDIGRVLDELDTCGRTYPDHHIRLIGYDSYTQSQGSAFVVREGRA from the coding sequence ATGGCAATAAATTACAACGAAGCTGATTATCAAACCACACCAACGCTGGAAACTTTTGGTTTCCTACCTAAGTTGACACCGGAAGAAATTCAGATGCAGGTAGCATACATCATAGCTAATGGCTGGACGCCCGCAATTGAGCATGAGCATCCAAGTCAGGCATCCGATCATTACTGGACGATGTGGAAACTTCCTTTATTTGGTGAAACCGATATTGGTCGTGTATTGGATGAACTGGACACTTGTGGCCGTACTTATCCTGATCACCATATCCGTTTAATCGGTTATGACAGTTACACCCAGAGTCAGGGTAGTGCCTTTGTTGTGCGTGAAGGCCGCGCATAA
- a CDS encoding form I ribulose bisphosphate carboxylase large subunit, with product MSSKAYEAGVKEYREKYWTPDYVPLDTDLLACFKVTGQPGVPNEEVAAAVAAESSTGTWSTVWSELLTDLEFYKGRAYRIEDVPGDSESFYAFVAYPLDLFEEGSIVNVLTSLVGNVFGFKALKHLRLEDIRFPIAYIKTCGGPPAGIQVERDRLNKYGRPMLGATIKPKLGLSAKNYGRAVYECLRGGLDLTKDDENVNSQPFMRWRDRFEFVAEAIDKAQRETGERKGHYLNVTAATPEDMYERAEFAKEVGCPIIMHDFLTGGFTANTGLANWCRKNGMLLHIHRAMHAVIDRHPKHGIHFRVLAKCLRLSGGDHLHTGTVVGKLEGDRNSTLGFVDQLRESFVPEDRSRGVFFDQDWGSLPGVFAVASGGIHVWHMPALVTIFGDDSVLQFGGGTQGHPWGNAAGAAANRVALEACVKARNEGRNLEAESKDIMTNAARTSPELAMAMETWKEIKFEFETVDKLDVG from the coding sequence ATGTCATCAAAAGCCTATGAAGCGGGAGTAAAAGAATACCGCGAAAAATACTGGACGCCGGATTATGTTCCACTCGATACAGATCTTTTGGCTTGTTTCAAGGTCACAGGGCAGCCGGGTGTGCCAAATGAAGAAGTTGCCGCCGCGGTAGCCGCAGAAAGTTCGACCGGCACATGGAGTACGGTATGGTCAGAACTATTAACTGATCTGGAATTTTACAAAGGTCGCGCTTATCGCATTGAAGATGTGCCGGGAGACTCAGAGTCTTTCTACGCATTTGTTGCCTACCCACTTGATTTGTTTGAAGAAGGTTCAATCGTGAATGTATTGACTTCTTTGGTTGGCAACGTCTTTGGATTTAAAGCACTTAAACATCTGCGTCTTGAAGATATTCGCTTTCCAATTGCCTATATAAAAACTTGCGGTGGCCCGCCAGCAGGTATTCAGGTCGAACGTGATCGCTTGAACAAATACGGTCGCCCAATGTTGGGTGCGACAATCAAGCCTAAATTAGGTCTGTCAGCTAAAAACTACGGTCGTGCAGTATATGAATGTTTGCGCGGCGGTCTTGACCTGACTAAAGATGATGAAAATGTTAACTCTCAGCCATTCATGCGCTGGCGTGACCGTTTCGAGTTCGTTGCAGAAGCGATTGATAAAGCCCAACGCGAAACAGGTGAGCGTAAAGGTCACTACCTTAATGTTACTGCAGCAACGCCGGAAGATATGTATGAACGCGCTGAATTCGCCAAAGAAGTTGGTTGCCCAATCATCATGCATGACTTCTTGACGGGTGGTTTCACTGCTAACACAGGTCTGGCTAACTGGTGTCGTAAAAACGGCATGCTATTACACATTCACCGTGCGATGCATGCAGTAATCGATCGTCATCCTAAGCACGGTATTCACTTCCGCGTATTAGCTAAGTGTTTACGTCTGTCAGGTGGTGATCACCTGCACACAGGTACTGTTGTTGGTAAGTTAGAAGGTGATCGAAACTCTACATTAGGTTTCGTTGATCAATTACGTGAGTCATTTGTTCCTGAAGATCGTTCACGTGGTGTTTTCTTCGACCAGGACTGGGGCTCATTGCCAGGTGTATTCGCAGTTGCTTCTGGTGGTATCCATGTATGGCATATGCCTGCTTTGGTAACTATCTTCGGAGATGATTCTGTGCTGCAGTTTGGTGGTGGTACACAGGGACATCCATGGGGTAACGCAGCAGGTGCTGCAGCAAACCGTGTTGCACTTGAAGCATGTGTTAAAGCCCGTAATGAAGGGAGAAATCTTGAAGCAGAGTCTAAAGACATTATGACTAATGCAGCTCGTACCAGTCCTGAACTTGCAATGGCGATGGAAACCTGGAAAGAGATCAAGTTTGAGTTTGAAACAGTGGATAAATTGGACGTAGGTTAA